The following proteins come from a genomic window of Nitrospira sp.:
- a CDS encoding Twin-arginine translocation protein TatA has protein sequence MFGTMGFSELIIILVIVLIIFGAGRLPQIGEGVGKALKGFRKEVNEAPQPTSDQAEPDQPQAIRTPASIAAPPAPIAESSSVTTRPNIPYGPGPELTPGTTASLLYNTGLQAPPISAPSQNQASASASNPVSMEERAAEPPPRAHASYPPLPAGSQAKPTAKRPSAIVNKDAVARVQAQQATLKAKTLQSAATVSPDDLQHLGEGLGEVVRTFRQAVTDVRNSVDPQMCTIQAEMDAAKKEIQQSIEAAQELPSVQEDPQKSA, from the coding sequence ATGTTCGGCACAATGGGTTTCTCTGAACTCATTATCATTCTAGTCATCGTGCTGATTATTTTTGGAGCGGGCCGTCTTCCGCAGATAGGAGAAGGTGTTGGCAAGGCATTGAAAGGATTTAGAAAAGAAGTCAATGAAGCGCCCCAACCCACTTCAGATCAGGCCGAACCAGATCAGCCACAAGCCATTCGGACTCCGGCATCTATTGCAGCGCCACCGGCTCCGATTGCAGAATCATCGTCAGTAACAACTAGGCCGAACATTCCCTATGGCCCTGGTCCGGAACTGACGCCCGGCACGACCGCCTCGTTACTGTACAATACAGGCCTTCAGGCCCCACCAATATCGGCTCCTTCCCAAAATCAAGCATCGGCATCAGCCTCCAACCCGGTATCGATGGAGGAGCGAGCTGCAGAGCCTCCTCCGAGGGCTCACGCTTCGTATCCGCCTTTGCCGGCTGGTTCCCAAGCAAAACCAACGGCTAAACGTCCTTCCGCCATTGTGAACAAAGATGCGGTGGCTCGTGTACAGGCGCAACAGGCCACGCTCAAAGCCAAAACGCTGCAATCAGCAGCGACGGTATCCCCCGATGACCTGCAGCATCTCGGTGAAGGCTTAGGAGAAGTCGTGAGAACGTTCCGACAAGCCGTAACCGATGTCCGCAATAGCGTCGATCCTCAAATGTGTACGATTCAGGCCGAAATGGATGCGGCCAAAAAAGAAATCCAACAATCCATCGAAGCGGCTCAAGAACTCCCATCGGTCCAAGAGGACCCTCAGAAATCAGCATGA
- a CDS encoding Aminopeptidase YpdF (MP-, MA-, MS-, AP-, NP- specific), whose protein sequence is MSDVAHQMRIVAIQEALGDMGTLDGWLLYDFRGSDPLAYRVLLLDPTQHVTRRWYYWIPTSGDPVKLLHRIEPHMLDELPGQVQQYVSWEQQRLLLASLLRGRRRIAMQYSPFNAVPYLSRVDAGTIELIRSFGIDVASSADLVQRFEAVWTEEQLESHRYAVTALRNIVEEAFAHVASCLTSERPLSEYGLQQFILSRIRDAGMTTSSAPIAAVDAHSADPHYGPTESGSSLITRDNLILIDLWAKQTAPGSVYGDITWTGYTGMQVPAKQRMIFEHVRRGRDAALSFVQDQVSTGRFPCGWEVDDVCRNTIRAAGYGDFFIHRTGHSIGEEVHGNGANIDNLETQDSRRLLPRTCFSIEPGIYLPEEFGIRSEIDVYISDREAVVHGLPLQTEIMSLL, encoded by the coding sequence ATGAGCGATGTAGCCCATCAAATGCGGATCGTTGCGATCCAAGAAGCACTCGGAGACATGGGCACGTTAGATGGATGGCTTCTCTACGACTTTCGCGGCAGTGATCCGCTCGCCTATCGGGTTTTGCTTCTTGATCCGACCCAGCATGTCACTCGGCGCTGGTACTATTGGATCCCTACGTCGGGAGACCCGGTCAAACTCCTTCACAGGATCGAACCACATATGCTGGATGAGTTACCTGGTCAGGTCCAGCAGTACGTCTCATGGGAACAGCAACGTCTGTTATTGGCCTCCCTGTTGCGAGGTCGCAGACGAATCGCCATGCAGTATTCACCGTTCAATGCTGTACCGTATCTGTCCAGAGTTGACGCAGGTACGATCGAGTTGATTCGTAGTTTTGGGATCGATGTGGCGTCATCGGCCGATCTTGTCCAACGATTCGAAGCCGTCTGGACGGAGGAGCAACTGGAATCCCATCGATACGCAGTGACCGCCCTCAGAAACATTGTCGAAGAGGCTTTCGCCCACGTGGCGTCCTGTCTCACCAGTGAACGTCCGCTATCTGAATATGGTCTGCAGCAGTTTATTCTTTCGCGTATTCGCGATGCGGGCATGACGACGTCCAGTGCCCCGATTGCAGCTGTTGATGCCCATAGCGCCGATCCACACTATGGGCCGACTGAGTCAGGCTCTTCATTAATCACGCGAGACAATTTGATTCTGATCGATTTATGGGCGAAACAAACGGCACCGGGCTCGGTCTATGGGGATATCACTTGGACAGGCTATACCGGTATGCAAGTACCGGCAAAGCAGCGCATGATCTTTGAGCATGTTCGACGCGGACGCGATGCCGCGCTGTCGTTTGTCCAGGATCAGGTGTCTACAGGCCGATTTCCTTGCGGATGGGAAGTCGATGATGTCTGCCGTAATACGATTCGAGCAGCGGGCTACGGCGACTTCTTCATTCATCGGACCGGCCACTCGATCGGTGAGGAAGTCCATGGTAATGGAGCTAATATCGACAACCTAGAAACCCAGGACAGTCGTCGGCTCCTGCCGAGAACCTGCTTTTCTATCGAACCGGGGATCTACCTGCCGGAAGAGTTTGGGATCAGGAGTGAGATTGACGTTTATATATCGGATCGAGAAGCCGTCGTGCATGGCTTACCACTTCAAACCGAAATCATGTCTCTTCTCTGA
- a CDS encoding putative amino acid permease, GabP family: MELPPIDPTATNFCTLSSRETVSSRLLRTKPIDQILADAEHPEHRLKKTLTAWDLTALGIGAIIGTGIFVLIGTAIVGDAHRPGAGPGIVLSFILSGFTCALAALCYAEFSAMIPVAGSAYTFSYATLGEFLAWLTGWNLILEYGVACVAVAIGWSGYFNKLLKLAGLELPYWATNPPHWAGGPEGSIANFPAAIIVLLVTLLLVIGIKESARVAGLIVLLKLGVILFFIVVGAPAVNADNWKPFMPNGFEGVRAAAAIIFFAYIGFDAVSTAAEEARNPQRDVPIGIIGSLAVCTVLYISVAAVITGLVPATQIDIHAPVAEALSLVGFKWGAAIVAIGAVAGITSVLVVMMLGQIRVFFAMSRDQLLSPGLSKVHPTFGTPHRATILTGVAVAILAAFFRIGDAADMTNIGTFFAFVLVCIGVLLLRYTKPDLPRPFRIPLMPLVPILSITACLYLMAGLPWATWIRFGVWTIIGILMYAAYGIKHSKLAAQAVNSGSHSR; this comes from the coding sequence ATGGAGCTTCCGCCAATTGATCCCACCGCAACGAACTTTTGCACGCTGAGCTCAAGAGAGACCGTGAGCAGCCGACTTCTCCGGACGAAACCCATCGATCAAATCCTGGCCGACGCCGAGCATCCGGAGCATCGTCTCAAAAAAACATTAACGGCGTGGGATCTCACGGCGCTTGGGATCGGCGCGATTATCGGGACCGGCATTTTCGTCCTGATCGGTACCGCCATAGTCGGCGATGCGCATAGGCCGGGAGCGGGGCCAGGCATCGTCCTCTCCTTCATTCTTTCCGGCTTCACCTGTGCGCTAGCCGCGCTGTGTTATGCCGAATTTTCAGCGATGATCCCAGTTGCGGGGTCAGCGTACACCTTTTCTTACGCCACGCTGGGTGAGTTTCTTGCCTGGCTCACGGGGTGGAACCTGATCCTGGAATACGGTGTGGCATGCGTGGCGGTTGCCATCGGTTGGTCCGGCTATTTCAACAAATTACTGAAGCTTGCGGGTTTGGAACTGCCCTATTGGGCAACCAATCCACCGCATTGGGCGGGTGGTCCGGAGGGAAGTATCGCCAATTTTCCAGCTGCGATCATCGTATTGCTCGTCACGCTCCTCCTCGTGATAGGAATTAAAGAGAGTGCCCGCGTAGCTGGTCTGATCGTGCTCCTCAAACTTGGGGTCATTCTTTTTTTCATCGTGGTTGGGGCTCCCGCCGTCAACGCCGATAATTGGAAACCCTTCATGCCCAACGGCTTCGAGGGCGTTCGAGCCGCGGCGGCCATCATTTTCTTTGCCTATATCGGGTTTGATGCCGTCTCTACTGCTGCAGAGGAGGCCCGCAACCCTCAACGAGATGTTCCGATCGGTATCATTGGCTCGCTGGCTGTTTGTACGGTGCTCTATATTTCCGTGGCTGCTGTAATCACCGGCCTGGTCCCCGCAACCCAAATTGACATTCATGCCCCGGTGGCCGAAGCGCTGAGTCTCGTGGGGTTCAAATGGGGGGCCGCTATTGTGGCTATCGGGGCTGTGGCTGGTATTACCAGTGTATTGGTTGTGATGATGCTGGGACAAATCCGCGTCTTCTTTGCCATGTCGCGCGATCAACTCTTAAGCCCTGGACTATCCAAGGTTCATCCAACCTTTGGGACCCCGCATCGTGCAACGATTCTAACCGGTGTCGCCGTCGCAATTCTTGCAGCGTTCTTTCGGATAGGGGATGCAGCCGATATGACCAACATTGGGACCTTCTTCGCCTTTGTGTTGGTCTGCATTGGTGTCCTGCTGCTACGGTACACAAAGCCGGATCTGCCCAGACCCTTTCGTATTCCCTTGATGCCTCTCGTGCCTATCTTGAGCATAACGGCATGTCTTTACCTGATGGCTGGTTTGCCTTGGGCAACCTGGATTCGTTTTGGGGTATGGACCATCATTGGCATTCTCATGTATGCCGCTTATGGGATCAAACACAGCAAACTAGCCGCACAGGCCGTCAACAGTGGTTCGCATTCACGATGA
- a CDS encoding Glutamine amidotransferase, class I yields the protein MKPVIGVTPDFNAGDRKDMGGHEPTYFLRARYIRAVEELGGIPLILPFVAEPSARRRLLDRVDGLLITGSGPDLPPRLYGERQRYKFPLVSKRRADFELELVHQAMKRDLPLLGICGGMQTVNVASGGSLYQDIPAQVPGALDHRQKAKAVYVAHPVTVAPKSLLNKVVARKKLMVNSSHHQSVKTVAPSLKTSAVAPDGIIEAIESPAHRFLLAIQWHPEFLFERHAVHRRLFEALLHAACRTHA from the coding sequence ATGAAACCTGTCATTGGCGTGACCCCAGACTTTAATGCCGGTGACAGGAAGGATATGGGCGGGCATGAGCCGACCTACTTCTTGCGGGCTCGCTACATTCGGGCCGTTGAAGAGCTCGGCGGTATTCCTCTGATCCTTCCTTTCGTAGCGGAACCGTCCGCTCGACGACGGCTTCTTGACCGTGTCGATGGGCTGCTCATCACCGGCAGCGGACCGGATCTTCCACCGCGTCTCTATGGAGAGCGGCAGCGCTACAAATTTCCGCTTGTGAGTAAGCGCCGTGCCGACTTTGAATTGGAGTTAGTCCATCAAGCAATGAAACGGGATCTTCCGCTTCTCGGAATCTGTGGAGGGATGCAGACCGTGAATGTTGCTAGCGGAGGGAGTCTCTATCAGGACATTCCGGCACAAGTCCCCGGCGCATTGGATCATCGTCAAAAAGCAAAAGCGGTTTATGTCGCTCACCCGGTGACCGTGGCGCCCAAGAGCCTCTTGAACAAGGTCGTCGCCAGGAAAAAACTCATGGTGAATAGTTCTCACCACCAATCGGTCAAGACAGTCGCTCCGTCGCTCAAGACAAGTGCCGTGGCACCGGATGGGATTATAGAAGCGATTGAATCCCCCGCACATCGGTTTCTACTCGCAATCCAATGGCACCCGGAATTCTTGTTCGAACGGCATGCCGTCCATCGTCGGCTATTTGAAGCGCTACTACACGCGGCCTGTCGGACGCACGCATGA